GCCGATCTCCTGCATGGCCTTCTTGAAAAGGTCGCGGTCCTCGGCGCGGCTGATGGCTTCGGGGCTGGCGCCCAGGACCTCGACGCCGTACTTCTTGTACACCCCGGCGCGGGCGAGGAAGACGGCGACGTTGAGGCCTGTCTGGCCGCCGAGGGTCGGCAGAACCGCGTCGGGGCGCTCGCGCGCGATGATTTTTTCAACGACCTCGGCGGTGATGGGCTCAATGTAGGTGCGGTCGGCCATCCGCGGGTCCGTCATGATCGTCGCCGGGTTCGAGTTGATGAGGATGACCCGGTAGCCCTCTTCCTTGAGGGCCTTGCAGGCCTGGGAGCCGGAATAGTCGAACTCGCAGGCCTGGCCGATGATGATCGGGCCGGAGCCGATGATCAGCACGCTCTTGATGTCGGTGCGCTTGGGCACGGGCGTTCCCTGTCCGTTCTTTGAGATTTGAGATCTCAAATCTCAGATCTCAAATTTCAGATTTCAAATCGGAGATCTCCAGTCCAAGACCTCAAACCGCCTCATTCAGGCCTTGCGCCTGCCTCGTTTCTTCGTACGTGCGGGCGGGCGGCCGCCTTCCGAGAATGCCTTCAAGAGCGGGCTCGGCGCGCCTATTTCGTCCGGGCACGGGTGGAACTGAAGGCCCGCCGCGTCGAACTTGCGGCTGCGGATTCCCTCGACCGTCCCGTCATTCAGATTTTCGTAGGCGACGGCAACGTCTCTCGGCAAGCGCTCGCCATCCACCACGAAACTGTGATGCTGAACCGTGATGAGCGAGGGGCCGCCCGTCAGGTCCGTGACGGGGTAGTTGACGCCGCGGTGGCCTGTTTTCATGCGCTTCACTTTGCATCCGAGGGCGAGGGCGAGCACCTCGTGCCCCAGGCCGATCCCCAGCAGCCGAACCTTGCCCAGGAGCCCTGCGACCATCTTGACGGCACGCGTCCGGACGCGCGGGTCGCCCGGACCGCCGGCGACGATGACGGCCTCGGGCTTCTTGGCCAGCACCTCATCGGCGCAGGCCGTGCAGGCCAGAACGTCTACCGAGCAGTCAAGGGCGGCGAGTTGCACGAGCAGGCTGTTCTTCACGCCCAGGTTGACGAGGACGATCCGGTGTTTCGTCGGGCCCTTCGGAGGCCGGACGCTTTCCCAGGTCAATCCCTCGACGAGGTCTCCGCCGAAGGGGGAGGGGGTCTTCTTGAGTTTCCTGGCGATTGCCTTCACGTCAAAGTCGCCGGAGACGATGGCCGCCCCCATCTCGCCGTGGTCCCTCAAGTGAACGGTAACGGCGCGGGTGTCCACCTCGCGGATGCCGACGACGCCGTGCTCCTTCAGAAAATCTTCCAGGGATCCGGTCGCGCGGAAGTTCGAGAAGGTTCGGCTGTATTCACGGACGACGATGCCGCGGACGTGAACGCCGTCGGACTCGTTGTCCTCGTCGTTGACGCCGTAACTGCCGATGATCGGGTACGTGAGGACAGCCAGCGTGCCGGCGTAGGAGGGGTTCGTGAGGAGTTCCTGGTACCCGACGACGCCGGTGGTGAAAACGGCTTCTCCAAAGGCTTCCCCGGCGGCGCCGAAGGGCTTGCCTTCGAACGCCGTGCCGTCCTCGAGAATCAGCGCCGCCTTGTTTCCGCTCATACGGTCTCCGCCGACTTGGTCCGGCGTCTGCTTGGCCGCGAACGCCTAGATGTACTCAATCGTGCTGGGCGGCTTCGGGCTCAGATCGTACACGACTTTCGTTGCGGACGGGATCTCCCGGTAGATCCGATTCTGGATTTTCATGAGCACGGGCCAGGGCAGTTTCGTCGCCGTGGCTGTGATCGCGTTCTCGGAATCCACGCAGCGGACGGCAATGATGTGGCCGAAACGCCGATGGCCGTCCTTCGTCACCCCCGTCGCCCGGTCCTCCAGGAGCACCCCGAACGCCTGGAACTTCTTGAAGCGCTTCGTCTCTTCCTCAACGATCTTGCAGGCGGTGCGGACGATCGCGATGCGCTCGGGGTTCGCCTCGCCGAGGCATCGGCACGCCAAGCCCGGGCCCGGGAACGGCATGCGGGCGTAAAGGCTTCTCGGCAGGCCGAGGGCCCGGCCGACCTTCCGCACGTCGGGCTTGTAGAGCGTCTTGAGGGGCTCGATCGTCGTGTAGCCGTAGCGGCCCTTTGCGCTGATGCCGATCTGGTCCAGCACGTTGTGCTGCGTCTTGACGCCCTTGCGGGTTTCGACGATGTCGGCCGCGATGGTCCCCTGGACGAGGAACTGGGCGCCGGAGGCGCGCACCGCTTTCTTGAAGACCTTGTAGAAGGCGTCGCGGAAGGCTTTGCGCTTCCGCTCGGGATCGGTCCGTCCCTTGAGCGCCGCGAAGAACGTTCGCGCCGCGCGGACGATCCGCACGCGGATGCCGAGGTGCGCGAAAGCCGCGCGGACCTCCTGGGGTTCGTCCTCGCGCATCAGGCCGTCGTCGATGAAGATGACCTTGAGGCGCTTGCCGAGCGCGCGGTGCGCCAGGATCGTGGCGACGGCGCTGTCGACTCCTCCCGACAGGGCGCTGATGGCCCGGCCCTTGCCGACGGTGCGGCGAATGGCGGCGATCTGACGTTGTGCAAATGCCTTGTGGTTCACTTTTTCTCCCCTAATGCGCGTCTGACCTGCGAAGCGTACCCCGCAAGGTTGCTGGTCAGCCTGGCGGGCGAAAGGATAGCGGGCGCACGCGCGGATTGCAAGCATACCTTCCGGGAAATTCCACAGCCCTGGCGGCGAAGTGTTTCCTTAAATCCGGTGGCGGGCGCATGGGGACAAGCCAAGTTCAAGAGCCGTGACCGCGACCAGAAGGTCGCGGCTCGAACGGCAACACGGCGGGTGGGGACACCCGCCGCGCGGTGTTTTTTGGTGCGGCGCGGGCGGGGCGGGGAAACTGGACAAGGGGGGGCGTTGGGTCTATAGTATGGGGTGATTCGCGCGCATGAGGACAGCAGAGATGAGCCACGCCATGGCATTGGCAGCGCCGGCCCACAGCGCCCTGGACTCGAGCGTCCTGGTGCTGAACCGCCTGTTCATGGCGGTGCGGGTGATCCGCGCGCGGCACGCGTTTGTCCTGTTGTGGAAACAGGTGGCGGAGGTCGTGTCGGTGGAGGATGAATCGTACAATTGCTACGATTTTTCTTCGTGGGCTGAACTCTCGCAATACCGGCGGAAGTTCCAGCCGGCGCTGCACCAGGAGTGGATCCGGACGGTGCGGTTCGACCTGGCCGTCCCGCGCGTCATCCGCCTGGTGCGCTACGACCGGATTCCCAAGACGCGTGTGCGGCTAAACCGTCGGAACCTTTTTGCGCGCGATTCGAGCCGGTGCCAGTACTGCGGCCGGAAGTTCCGCACCTCGGACCTTTCGATCGACCACCTCATCCCCCGGAGCCGAGGCGGACACACCGTCTGGAGCAACGTCGTCTGCGCCTGCCTGGAGTGCAACGTGCGCAAGGGCGGGCGGACCCCGGCGGAGGCGGGCATGAACCTGGTGCGCGAACCGAAGGCGCCGCGCTTCAGCCCGGTCATCACGCTGCACGCCCGGGACCCGAAGTATCGGTCGTGGCAGCAGTTTTTGGACGCGGCGTACTGGCACGTGGAACTGCGTGATTGAGGGGGCACGCGCCGCGCACTTGTCCGCCATAGCCTTGGCGACGGCGGAAGCGCGGCGGCTAAATGTGAACGGCGCGCATCCCGCAGATGAGTCCCGGCGCGCCGGGGCTCATCTGCGGGCTTTGAAAGGCGCCCGCTCTGCGGTTGGCCGGGCAGCAGGTTATCGGACGTTCCCGCCGGCATTCCGTCCGGACCGGCTGGGCTGGAAGAGCAGAATCTAAAAGGCCGAAAATCGGCTTATTCGGCCAATAGGGGCCCTTTATCCGCCCCGCCGGCCGGAATCTTTCTCGGAAATTTGCATTTCCGCCGTTCTTGTGTATAATGTCAACGGCAGGGTTGAGTATCTCTGCCGAGATGCACCCGGGGAAAGCGGGCTAAGCGATATAGCCCTCCAATGTGGCGGGACTTTGCGCCGTGCGTGGTTTCTGTTCACGCCATCGGCGCGGCATATCGTCCCCCGCTCCCCCGAAAGACAGGAAAGGACAGTCGCTATGTTTCAGACCACCTTTCGGGCGGTGTTGGGGATCGCGGCGGGCCTCTGGCTGGCGGGCGTGGGCGCCGGCGCCAGCATCCCCGACGGGAACCTCTTTGAAGGCAGGACTCCGGGCGGTTTCGGGCCGTCCGTCGCCCTAACGGCCGACGGTCAGGAACTCGTTGAAGTGTACCTGGCGCCGGCCGGTGGCCAGATCTTCAGGGGCTGGGCCGCACGCCCGCTGGATCCGGCGGCTGAGGATTCCGCGTGGATGGCGGCGGGCGCCCCTCGCACCGTGGTGTTCGAGGCGCCGGCCGAACTGGCCGCTCCCGCCGGCCTGGCGTCGTTCGTGTATCCCGAGGTCACGGGTCTGTCGCATGCGGCGTCGGACGAGCGGGCCAATCCCCTCTCGGACGCAGCGGTCCTGGCGCTCGGTCCGGGCGGCATGGGCCGGTACATGAACGGCAAGCCCGACGGCTCCATCGCGAACTGGATCCTCGCGAATGAATCCGCCATCAGTTACATCCGGCCGCACGTCAACGTCGAGATGATGCTGGCGCTGGAGATACCCGCTGGCGCGGCGGCCTTCGAGGGCCCCGGCCTTGAGCCACACGCCTACATGGCCGTGGACCACCGGACGCGCGTGGACTCGGCCGACATCGGGTCCGCAACGGACGCGTTCGGCCGGCGACCCGTCGAAACACCCGCCCAGGAATCGCAGACGGCCATGGCCGTCGGGCTGGACCTCGGCATCCTGCCGACGTTCCTCTCGCAGATGGGCATGAACATCTCGGTCGTGGCCTCGCAAGGACAGGAAACGGGCAACGTGAAGGTGGCCCTGGTGGGGACGGCGGAACTGCCGATCGACTGGCTGCCGCACGAACGCCCGATCAACCATCCCACCGGCCTGGCCATTTTTCCGTATGACATCGCGTCGAGCCCCTACGAGTTCGGGTCCGGAGGCAGCGGCAGCGGCACGCCGCCCGGCGGCGACGGGGGTGGCGGCGGCGGGGGCGGTGGCGGCGGGGGGGGCGGCGGGGGAGGCGGCCCCATTCCCATCGTCCCAGTGGTTCCGGAGCCTGCGTCGCTCCTGCTTATCGGCCTGGGGGCGATCACCACCTGGGCTGTCCGCCGGCGCCGGCACGGCTAGGCTCTGTCTGAAAAACCCCCATCGGGTGGCGGCCTTCCCAGGCTGCCACCCGTTTCACGTTCTCCTGGTTCTTCGCGGCGGTCCCGGCGCGCCTGCCCCGTTGGGGCCGGGACCGCCGCGCGTTTCTCAGACAGAGCCTAGCCCCATCCGTTGACTTCGTTGCACCGTTTCCTCGGGGCGCGGAAAATCTGCGCACAGAAATCTTTCCTCCAACCCCCTCCTGTGTTAGAATAGGGCTCGGCGCCGGCGCAAAAAAATCGGGCCCCGCCCATACGTCCGAAGACGCCGAGCGAGGCCCTTGCGCTGGGATGGGCCGGAGTTATGAACAACGACATGCTAGGATTCCGGCCGGGAGCATTCAAGAAAATTCCTGGCGAATTTTCTGTCCCCTGAGGCGGGGGAGCGCCGGCCGGCCAAACGGGCGAACCTTGAAAAAGGAGAGACGGCATGACCCGGTTCCCGGAAGGAAAACCCATCGGTAAGGAGTTGCCTCGGCCTGGCGCCGTGACGTGGCTGCTCTGGCTCTTCGCCATTGCGGCATGGGCCGGCGCCCTGGTGGCTCTCGGCGCCGCCATCCTGGAAGCCGTTCAGGAAAAACTTTCCTTCGCGGGATTGGTCCTCGCGACGGGGGTTTTCGCCGGCTGCGCGGTGCTCGGCGTCCTGCCGATGTGCCTGGCGCTGCTTTTGAAGTATGCGTTCAGCGCCTCGGTCAGCGCGAAACTCATGGAGCGGACGCTCCGCACCCTCGAGCAGAAACGCGAGGGCGGCCAGGGGAGTACGGAACTGGAAACCGCGTCCCACCAGGAAGTCGTCAGCCTGCTGTCGGAGATCATGGAGAACACGCTCCTGGGGGAAGACGAGAAGGGTGCGAAGCGGCAACTGGCCAAGAAACACCGCCAGCAGGCCCTTCGGCGCGAGATCGAAGCCCTCATCAACGCCGCCAAGTACCGCGACGCCCAGGAACGGCTCGAAGAGTTCCGCGCCCGCTACGCCGACTCCAACCAGGTCGCCGAACTCGAGGCCCGTCTCTCCGAATCCCTCCGCCAGCACGAACAAACCGAGATCACCGCCATCACCGACCAGATCCACCGGTACACGGGCCTGGGGCTGTGGGAGCGCGCGATGGAGATGGCGCGCGCCCTGGCCGAACAGTACCCCGAGAACCCCGACGCGGCCCGGCTGCCGGAAAGCGTCCGGCTGGAACAGGAAGGCAGCAGTCGCCAGGAGCAGCAGCGCCTGTACCGCGAGATCGAGCACCTTGCGGCCCGGCGGCACTGGCGCCAGGCGCTGCGCGTCGCGGAGTCGCTCCTCGAGAAACACGCCGACAGCCCCGAGGCCCACGCGCTGGCCGGCCAGGTCGAGGAACTCCGCCGCAACGCCGCCGTCATGGAACGCCGAGAATGGGAGACCCGCATCGCCGAACACGTCCAGACCGGCAGACACCGCGAGGCCTACAACCTCGCCGTCGAGTTGATGGAAAAGTACCCCGAGTCGCCGCAGGCCCAGGCCATCCGGGAGCGGCTCGAGCAATTGAAGGCCCGCGCCGGCGTCGCCGAGTAGCGCCGACCGGCGCTTCGGCTAAAAGGCTGTTTCACAACTCCCTCTCCCTCGATGGGAGAGGGAGGGGGTGAGGGTGAAGTCGGCCGAAGGCCTGGCGCTACCCCCCTCACCCTACCCCTCTCCCACGGGGGGAGAGGGGATTTGAAACAGCCTCTAAAGCCCGGAGATGAGACCTGACTTTCGTCAGGTCGAATCTCCGGGACATCCCGGCCTTTCGCTCCGCTCAAGGCCGGGCGTTAACAGATTCGCGCCAAACGCCTCGCTCCGCTCAAGGCCGGGCGTTGAACCACCGCGCGATGCCGGCGGCACGGGATCCCAGCCACCCGAGCGCCCTTCCGGCCGCCCCCTTCACCTTGCCGCTCCTTCCGTGTCGGACCCCTTGGCCGCACGCTCCTGGGCTCGCCGGACGGCCTCGGGCACAAGCGTGCGGATCCGCCGGTCCAACTCCTCAAACGTGTAGTCCCGGCCGAGCGTGACGAGGACCACATCGTATCCTCGTGGCAAGTCGGCCCGCGCCTGCCGGAACGCCTCGCGCAGGAGCCGCTTGACCCGGTTCCGCCCGACCGCTTTGCCGCACCGCTTCCCCACCGACACGCCGAGCCGCGTCACGTCGCGCCCGTTCGGGCGTGCGTAGGCGACCAGCCGCCCGTCGCCCGCGCGGGCGCGTGCGGCATAGACGGCGCGAAAGCCGCTCGCGGCCAGGAGCCGCTCTCGGCGATTGAGCGTCGGTCGTGGCGCGGGCACGCCTCGCGGCGACGCGGGCGAATCGCTCATCCGGCATCCTCTTCCTCTGAGTCCTGCCCGTTCTGGTCGTCCGGCTTCACGGAAAGCCGCCGGCCGGCCTCCGCCCACGCGTCGGTCGTGTCGCTCGGCTTGTGGTCCATCGGCCGGTCCAGCCGCCGCCGCAAAACGCTCAGAAGAAAAAAGACAACAACCAGGCAGGCGACCAGAACCATCCACCAAGCCCAGCCTTCGCCTCGGGCGCTCAAGGCAAGCGAGGACGCAAGGTCGTGGTTCACGATTGTTCCTCCGGTTCCGGCGACCCGTGCTGCTGCGCCTCGCCCCCTTCGGGAGCGCCGGGTTCCGAGATGCCCTCGACCGAGATGTTGACGCCCGGCCGGGGCCGGCCTTCGGGCCAGAGGCGGTCCCAGACGTCGGGCCCGAGTTCGCGTTCGACGATCTCGACGAGCGTCTCCAAATCGCGCCGCATCTGCTCGAACTGCTCCCGCAGTTGCAGCACCGCCCCTACCCCGGGCAGGTTGACGCCCAGGTCGCGATGCAGCGTCACGACGGTCCAGAGCCGGCGCATCTGCGCCCGGCTGAACGACTTCCGCCCGGCCGGCCCCCGCGCCGGCTCGACGAGCCCTTCCTCGACGTACGACTCGACGTCGGCGGGGCTGACACCGAGCCTCTCGGCCGCCTGCTGGACCGTGTAGGTTTCCGGTTCGCTCTGCGGGCTCATGAGTCGCTCCCCGTCCTTACGCGGCGCGCCACGTTCTCCCGCCGCGTCGTGTGCCACGGCCGGTCGCGCTCGCCGCGTGCTTCCGCCCGCGGCTCACCGTGAGCCGCGACCGGAAGGTCGCGGCGATGTTCTCCCGCCGCACCATAAAACCGTCATTCGCCGCCCTTTTTTTTACCCGGCGATTCCTCTTTGGCCCACTCCAGGCCCCGCCGGGGGCCCGGGCCCTCGGCCTCGCGCAATTCCTCGAACAGACGCTTCTGGCGTTCGTCGAGGCGTTTGGGCGGCACGATGCGAATGACGCAGTACTCGTCGCCGCGCGAGTCGCCCTTGGCGTCGGGCAGGCCCTGACCTTTCAGCCGCAGTCTCGCCCCGCCCGCCGTGCCCGGCGGGATACGAACGCTCGTTCGGCCGTGAACGGTCGGCACTTCGACCGTTGCGCCGAGGGCGGCCTCGGCGACGGAGATCGGCACGTCGATGGTCACGTCGCGCCCCTCGGCACGGAAATAGGGGTGCGGCTTGACGCGGACTCTCAGGTACAGGTCGCCGGCGGGCGCCCCGCCCGCGCCCGGCGCTCCCTGGCCGCGGAGGCGGATCCGCTGGCCATCCCGGACTCCCGCCGGAACGTTAATCCGGAGGTGCTCGCGCCGCACACGCCCGTCGCCGACCGGACGCTGCACGAGAACGCTCGTCCGCACGCCGCCCACCGCCTGGTCGAACGACAATTCGATTTCGCTCTCGAGGTTCCGGCCGGCGACCGCCGCCCGCTGGGCCCCGCGCCGGCCGCGCATCCCGCCCAGGCGGCTGAAGATTTCCTCGAAGATGCTCCCCGCCTGGCCGCCCGAACCGGCGAACGCCTCGAACGCCACGTCCTCGAACGGCGACCCTTCGCCGGTCCAGGTGTAGCGGACTCCGGACGGCCCGGCCCCGGTGGCGGCGCCCGCCCGGACGCCTTCGCGCCCGAACTGGTCGTACACTTGGCGCTTCTTGGGGTCCGAGAGGACCTCGTACGCCTCGCCGAGTTCCTTGAACCGGCGTTCGGCCTCGGCGTCGCCGGGGTTCAGATCGGGATGGAACTTGCGGGCGAGTCCGCGATAGGCCTTGCGGACGTCCTCCTGGCTCGCCCCGCGGGGGACGCCGAGCACCTCGTAATAGTCCCGCTCCGCCATGCCAATTTTCCACCCTTCGACAGGCTCAGGGTGGCCCCGAGCGTAGTCGAGGGGCCACAAGGGTTGAGAATCCCGGCCCCAACCCCAACCCCAACCCCAACCCCAACGGGGCAGGCGGGGCAGGCGCGCCGGGACCGGAATGATTATAAGCGAACGCGGGCACGCGGGGCAACGGGTTCGCCGGCCGGAACAACACACGCCGCGCAAGCGCGGCGGCTAAACGTGGCCCGTCTCGACGTGGGCGCGCCCGTCCCTCGCAACCTTGGCGTGAGGCATTGTCTTGTCAGGCTTTGGCCGGGCCCGCCAGACCGAGTTCCTCGGCCGCCTCGCGCATGCCCAGGATCGTGTCGGTGATGAGGTCCGAGAGGTCCATGCCGAGACGCCGGGCGCCGTCCTCGATGACCGCGCGGTTGACGCCTGCCGCGAACGCCTTGTCCTTCCACTTCTTGCGGACGCTCTTGGCGGCCATGTCCATGACGGACCGCGACGGGCGCACGAGCGCGGTCGCGACGACCAGGCCCGTCAGTTCGTCGATGGCATAGAGGACCTTCTCCATCTCGGTCTGGGGCTCGACGTCGGTGCAGAGCCCGTAGCCGTGCGAGACGACGGCCCGGACAAGGCCCTCGGGCCAGCCGCGCTCGCGGAGAATCTCCTCGGTTTTCTTGCAGTGCTGGTCGGGGAACCGCTCGTAATCGAGGTCGTGGATGAGGCCGACGACGCCCCACGTCTCCTCGTCCTGGCCGCGCTTCCGGGCCATGTACCGCATGACAGCCTCGACGGCCAGGGCGTGTTTGATGAGGCCCTCGCTCTTGTTGAACTCCTTCACGAGCGCCATCGCTTCGTCGCGCGTCGGAACATTCGCCGCCATGGTCATCTCCCTTCCGTGTGCCCGGCCTCCGCGGCCTTGCCGGCCAGGGGGAATCGCCGGTAGAGGTCGAGAAGGCAACTGTTCATCACTTTGCCGTAACGTTCGGCGTCGGTCCTGCGGAAGGCCGTCACGTTGGGCTCGGCCGCGCCGTACTCCACCTTCGTGGGCTTGCCGGCATCGTCCAGTTCCACCCGTGCGGGGACGAGTTCGCAGACCCGTTCCTCGGTGGCGCCGGGCGGGGGAGCCGTCGCCGCCACCCACGCGGCGGGGCCGGTGCGGTAGACCTTTCGGCCGGCCGCCGCGAGGAGACTGGGCGTGCACCACATCTCCTTGAGCCCCTTCGGCCGGACGGACGCCAGCGACGCGTCGGCCAGCGCCGCCACGGGCTCGAACGTGCGGGGGTCGAGTTTCCGCATGGCGTAGGTGAAGTAGCACCGCAGACCGGCGGGCACGGTGTCGCCCTCGAACATCGGCCCGAAGTCGAACCGCCAGAACGTGGCCCCCGGGTGCGCCTCCGGAAGGCAGGGGAACCAGACGACCGGCAGGCCCGACGCCAGGAGCGCCCGGTACGATGCGGCATCGAGGCGAACGTTATACTCCCCGCCGCCGACCACCGCGCTGCCGATGTTGGCGTACACGCCGCGGATCTTCTCCCGGCACAGGACCGGGTCGCGGTTGAAGGCCGCGACGACGTCGCGCACGCTGCCGGTCGTGAGGACGGTTACGGGGCCGGCGGCCTCGGCCAGGACCTTCAGGATGAGTGTCACCCCGGCCTGGAACTCGGCCGGCTGGTCGAGCGCCTTGTCGCCCGGGCCCGCCAGAGCGCTCTTGAGCCCGAGCGCCCACGGCACGCGGCGGCCCGTCAGGGCAATCATCTGCTCGACGGCCGGGCGGCCGGCCCGGGCCACCTCCCCGTTCACGTCCAGGATGATCGCCCGGACGTCGAACTCGGGCATCGCGAACACCTGGGCCAGGTCGAAGTGGTCGTCCAGGTCCACGTGCGGGTGATAGAGGTCGGTGGAGTAGATGAGCGGGACGCGCGGCGCCTCGCCGCCCGCCGCCGCCGGCGCGCCGGCGTGGCCGACCGCCACGGCCACCAGTGCCGCCAGGGCCCACGCCATCGCCGCGGCCTTCTGCATGGACCAGCCCTTCCCTTTCCGCCGGGTCATGGTGCCGTTCTCCCCGCGTGCTCGTCCCAGAGTTGCTCCACGCGGTCGGCGAGCCCATCCGTGGGCGTGTCGGGCGCGGCATCGAGCCAGACGAGGCCCTCGAACCGCCGAAGCCATTTCATCTGGGCCCGCGCGAACTGGCGCGTGTGTAGACGAATCGCCTCGAGCGTCTCGTCCCAGGTGATTCGGCCGGCCAGATGCTCCAGGACCTCGGCATAGCCGAGCGCCTGCCTTGGGCCGAGGGCCAATCCCCCCGGCCGGTCCGCGAGCCGGCGCACCTCGTCCTCGAGGCCCGCCTCCACCATCCGCCGGACGCGCGCCTCGATCCGCCGGTCCAGGTC
This genomic interval from Planctomycetota bacterium contains the following:
- a CDS encoding ATP-grasp domain-containing protein codes for the protein MPKRTDIKSVLIIGSGPIIIGQACEFDYSGSQACKALKEEGYRVILINSNPATIMTDPRMADRTYIEPITAEVVEKIIARERPDAVLPTLGGQTGLNVAVFLARAGVYKKYGVEVLGASPEAISRAEDRDLFKKAMQEIGIRVPESGIATSVEEGLEIGQRIGFPLILRPAFTLGGAGGATAYNQEELAAALTHALTTSPVGQVLVEQSVLGWKEIEFEVMRDCRDNVIIITSMENVDPMGVHTGDSMVVAPSQTLTAREYTEYTDLCRRIIRKID
- the carA gene encoding glutamine-hydrolyzing carbamoyl-phosphate synthase small subunit; the encoded protein is MSGNKAALILEDGTAFEGKPFGAAGEAFGEAVFTTGVVGYQELLTNPSYAGTLAVLTYPIIGSYGVNDEDNESDGVHVRGIVVREYSRTFSNFRATGSLEDFLKEHGVVGIREVDTRAVTVHLRDHGEMGAAIVSGDFDVKAIARKLKKTPSPFGGDLVEGLTWESVRPPKGPTKHRIVLVNLGVKNSLLVQLAALDCSVDVLACTACADEVLAKKPEAVIVAGGPGDPRVRTRAVKMVAGLLGKVRLLGIGLGHEVLALALGCKVKRMKTGHRGVNYPVTDLTGGPSLITVQHHSFVVDGERLPRDVAVAYENLNDGTVEGIRSRKFDAAGLQFHPCPDEIGAPSPLLKAFSEGGRPPARTKKRGRRKA
- a CDS encoding ExsB family transcriptional regulator, with protein sequence MNHKAFAQRQIAAIRRTVGKGRAISALSGGVDSAVATILAHRALGKRLKVIFIDDGLMREDEPQEVRAAFAHLGIRVRIVRAARTFFAALKGRTDPERKRKAFRDAFYKVFKKAVRASGAQFLVQGTIAADIVETRKGVKTQHNVLDQIGISAKGRYGYTTIEPLKTLYKPDVRKVGRALGLPRSLYARMPFPGPGLACRCLGEANPERIAIVRTACKIVEEETKRFKKFQAFGVLLEDRATGVTKDGHRRFGHIIAVRCVDSENAITATATKLPWPVLMKIQNRIYREIPSATKVVYDLSPKPPSTIEYI
- a CDS encoding HNH endonuclease; translated protein: MSHAMALAAPAHSALDSSVLVLNRLFMAVRVIRARHAFVLLWKQVAEVVSVEDESYNCYDFSSWAELSQYRRKFQPALHQEWIRTVRFDLAVPRVIRLVRYDRIPKTRVRLNRRNLFARDSSRCQYCGRKFRTSDLSIDHLIPRSRGGHTVWSNVVCACLECNVRKGGRTPAEAGMNLVREPKAPRFSPVITLHARDPKYRSWQQFLDAAYWHVELRD
- a CDS encoding PEP-CTERM sorting domain-containing protein, with amino-acid sequence MFQTTFRAVLGIAAGLWLAGVGAGASIPDGNLFEGRTPGGFGPSVALTADGQELVEVYLAPAGGQIFRGWAARPLDPAAEDSAWMAAGAPRTVVFEAPAELAAPAGLASFVYPEVTGLSHAASDERANPLSDAAVLALGPGGMGRYMNGKPDGSIANWILANESAISYIRPHVNVEMMLALEIPAGAAAFEGPGLEPHAYMAVDHRTRVDSADIGSATDAFGRRPVETPAQESQTAMAVGLDLGILPTFLSQMGMNISVVASQGQETGNVKVALVGTAELPIDWLPHERPINHPTGLAIFPYDIASSPYEFGSGGSGSGTPPGGDGGGGGGGGGGGGGGGGGGPIPIVPVVPEPASLLLIGLGAITTWAVRRRRHG
- the rnpA gene encoding ribonuclease P protein component → MSDSPASPRGVPAPRPTLNRRERLLAASGFRAVYAARARAGDGRLVAYARPNGRDVTRLGVSVGKRCGKAVGRNRVKRLLREAFRQARADLPRGYDVVLVTLGRDYTFEELDRRIRTLVPEAVRRAQERAAKGSDTEGAAR
- a CDS encoding MerR family transcriptional regulator — translated: MSPQSEPETYTVQQAAERLGVSPADVESYVEEGLVEPARGPAGRKSFSRAQMRRLWTVVTLHRDLGVNLPGVGAVLQLREQFEQMRRDLETLVEIVERELGPDVWDRLWPEGRPRPGVNISVEGISEPGAPEGGEAQQHGSPEPEEQS
- a CDS encoding J domain-containing protein codes for the protein MAERDYYEVLGVPRGASQEDVRKAYRGLARKFHPDLNPGDAEAERRFKELGEAYEVLSDPKKRQVYDQFGREGVRAGAATGAGPSGVRYTWTGEGSPFEDVAFEAFAGSGGQAGSIFEEIFSRLGGMRGRRGAQRAAVAGRNLESEIELSFDQAVGGVRTSVLVQRPVGDGRVRREHLRINVPAGVRDGQRIRLRGQGAPGAGGAPAGDLYLRVRVKPHPYFRAEGRDVTIDVPISVAEAALGATVEVPTVHGRTSVRIPPGTAGGARLRLKGQGLPDAKGDSRGDEYCVIRIVPPKRLDERQKRLFEELREAEGPGPRRGLEWAKEESPGKKKGGE
- a CDS encoding HDIG domain-containing protein, with the translated sequence MAANVPTRDEAMALVKEFNKSEGLIKHALAVEAVMRYMARKRGQDEETWGVVGLIHDLDYERFPDQHCKKTEEILRERGWPEGLVRAVVSHGYGLCTDVEPQTEMEKVLYAIDELTGLVVATALVRPSRSVMDMAAKSVRKKWKDKAFAAGVNRAVIEDGARRLGMDLSDLITDTILGMREAAEELGLAGPAKA